The following proteins are co-located in the Pseudomonas synxantha genome:
- a CDS encoding class I SAM-dependent methyltransferase, producing the protein MTPPLHLQRALSELIGDAQLVPCPLPGTDLSLWLLDADNMDRAFSQEETRRILHEPPYWSFCWASGLALARYLTAHPEWVVGKRVLDFGAGSGVAGIAAVKAGALEVVACDLDPLALASCRANAELNEVELGYSADFFAEADRFDLILVADVLYDRANLPLLDQFLSRGREALVADSRVRDFRHPHYQRLEILDALTLPDLAEPWEFRKVSLYHSRRQPL; encoded by the coding sequence ATGACGCCACCGCTGCACCTGCAAAGAGCCCTGAGCGAGTTGATCGGCGACGCGCAATTGGTGCCCTGCCCGCTCCCGGGCACTGACTTGTCGTTGTGGCTGCTCGACGCCGACAACATGGACCGTGCCTTCAGCCAGGAAGAAACCCGGCGCATCCTGCATGAGCCGCCCTACTGGAGCTTTTGCTGGGCCAGCGGCCTGGCATTGGCGCGTTACCTGACGGCGCACCCCGAGTGGGTCGTCGGCAAACGCGTGCTGGATTTCGGCGCCGGCTCCGGCGTGGCCGGGATTGCCGCCGTAAAAGCCGGCGCCCTCGAAGTGGTGGCCTGTGATCTCGACCCGCTGGCCCTGGCCTCTTGCCGCGCAAACGCCGAACTCAACGAAGTAGAGCTGGGCTATTCGGCGGACTTTTTCGCCGAAGCCGACCGCTTCGACCTGATCCTGGTAGCCGACGTGCTTTACGACCGCGCCAACCTGCCGCTGCTGGATCAATTCCTCAGCCGTGGCCGCGAAGCGCTGGTGGCGGATTCGCGGGTACGGGACTTCCGTCACCCGCATTATCAACGGCTGGAGATCCTGGACGCGCTGACCCTGCCTGACCTGGCCGAGCCTTGGGAGTTTCGCAAGGTGAGCCTGTACCATTCCCGGCGCCAGCCCTTATAG
- the trxA gene encoding thioredoxin, whose translation MSEPTPYIFDVTTANFDQAVIQNSFEKPVLVDFWAEWCAPCKALMPMLAQIAESYQGQLLLAKVDCEAEQDIVARFGIQSLPTVVLFKDGQPVDGFAGAQPESAVRAMLEPHVQMPPPAAADPLEQAQALFSEGRISEAEALLVALLGEDNTNAAALILYARCLAERGELGEAQAVLDAVKGDDHKAALAGAKAQITFLRQAADLPDAADLKSRLAQNPQDDEAAYQLAIQQLARQQYDGALEGLLKLFIRNRSYSEGLPHKTLLQVFELLGNDHPLVTAYRRKLFAALY comes from the coding sequence ATGAGTGAGCCTACGCCGTACATCTTCGACGTCACCACCGCCAACTTCGACCAGGCGGTGATTCAGAATTCTTTTGAAAAACCCGTGCTGGTGGACTTCTGGGCCGAGTGGTGTGCGCCGTGCAAGGCACTGATGCCGATGCTGGCGCAGATTGCCGAGAGTTATCAGGGCCAGTTGCTGCTGGCCAAGGTCGACTGCGAGGCCGAGCAGGACATCGTCGCGCGCTTTGGCATTCAAAGCCTGCCGACGGTGGTGCTGTTCAAGGATGGCCAGCCGGTGGACGGGTTTGCCGGTGCACAACCGGAGTCGGCAGTGCGGGCGATGCTGGAGCCCCATGTGCAGATGCCACCACCAGCTGCGGCGGATCCGCTGGAACAGGCCCAGGCGTTGTTCAGCGAAGGACGTATCAGCGAGGCCGAAGCGCTGCTGGTGGCGCTGTTGGGCGAGGACAATACCAACGCCGCGGCACTGATCCTGTACGCACGCTGCCTGGCCGAACGCGGTGAGTTGGGCGAAGCCCAGGCCGTGCTCGACGCGGTGAAGGGCGACGACCACAAGGCTGCCCTGGCCGGGGCCAAGGCGCAAATCACCTTCCTGCGCCAGGCTGCGGACTTGCCGGATGCTGCCGACCTGAAAAGCCGCCTGGCGCAAAACCCGCAGGACGATGAAGCGGCCTATCAGCTGGCGATCCAGCAACTGGCGCGCCAGCAATACGATGGGGCGCTGGAAGGCCTGCTCAAGCTGTTTATCCGCAACCGCAGCTACAGCGAAGGCTTGCCCCACAAGACCTTGCTGCAGGTGTTCGAACTGTTGGGCAATGATCACCCGCTGGTCACGGCGTACCGTCGCAAGTTGTTTGCTGCGCTGTACTAA